A single window of Pyrus communis chromosome 10, drPyrComm1.1, whole genome shotgun sequence DNA harbors:
- the LOC137748799 gene encoding uncharacterized protein, with the protein MLKFLSRVRIEFNALDPRTASCLEFLAQCNARKAKESNPSCAVQVKRRTDDQPPKITVTFVNGVEQVYDATATPAQDIRNMILEKGQSLETEQMFRDAGESWPVIIPADELHQPAPGTKPKKAEEKKQ; encoded by the exons ATGTTGAAGTTCCTATCGAGAGTGAGGATCGAGTTCAATGCCTTGGACCCCCGAACGGCGTCGTGTCTGGAGTTCCTGGCGCAGTGCAACGCCCGCAAGGCCAAGGAGTCCAACCCCTCCTGCGCCGTCCAAGTCAAGCGCCGCACCGACGACCAGCCCCCCAAGATCACCGTCACCTTCGTCAACGGCGTCGAGCAGGTCTACGACGCCACCGCCACTCCCGCCCAGGACATCCGCAACATGATCCTCGAAAAGGGTCAGAGCCTCGAGACCGAGCAGATGTTCCGCGACGCTGGCGAGTCCTGGCCCGTTATTATCCCCGCCGACGAGCTCCACCAACCGGCCCCCGGAACCAAG CCGAAGAAAGCTGAAGAGAAAAAGCAGTAA
- the LOC137748473 gene encoding uncharacterized protein isoform X2, with amino-acid sequence MGRNSSSPPAILDDNGGTDLGFHSIRDRFPFKRNPNPIHQRDRPRGLFTDRQPFPRPPPRSHHRFYRKGLLCLFPFKGKSAFYAVLIFALFVFAVATMLLQSSMTLVFRQGSERGRLLREGLKFGSTLRFMPGRVSKRVVEGDGLDRARNEARIGVRPPRLALILGNMKKDPQSLMLITVMKNIKKLGYELKIFSVANGKAHKMWEQFNGQISILAPESYGLIDWSIFGGVIADSLEAKESISSLMQEPFCSVPLIWIIQEDTLANRLPVYEEMGLKNLISHWKSAFSRANIVVFPDFTLPMLYSVLDTGNFFVIPGSPVDVWAAERYRKTHSKNQLRKINGFSEDDTLVVVVGSSFFYDELSWDYAVAMHSIGPLLIKYARRDDAGEPFKFVFLCGNASDDAFQEVTSHLGLLHGSVRHYGLNGDVNSVLLMADIVLYGSSQDLQGFPPLLIRAMTFGIPVIAPDFLVLKKYVVDGVHMIFFPKHNPDALMSAFSLMISNGKLSKFARTVASSGRLLATNLLASECITGYARLLENVLNFPSDALLPGPISQLQQGTWEWNLLGNEIDYRTGNVMNIDEQSSWKNTSVVNALEEDLLGFGYSPNISENVTWDSALDIPTQLDWDLFKEIVSSEEYETLEMEELSERMEKDPGLWDDIYRNARKAEKLRFEANERDEGELERTGQTVCIYEIYSGSGTWPFLHHGSLYRGLSLVALSKKAERVLEEAIQDNTKGDVIYFWGRLNMNGGVTGSKDALTFWSACDILNEGRCRNVFEDAFRWMYNLPSNTEALPPMPEDGGHWSALHSWVMPTRSFVEFVMFSRMFVDSLDALHANSGNRSICLLGSSELEKKHCYCRVLEVLVNVWAYHSGRKMVFIDPISGALEEQHPVELRKGFMWAKYFDSTLLKSMDEDLAEAADDGDHPREMWLWPLTGEVHWQGIYEREREERYRLKMDKKRKTKEKLFERMRHGYRQKSLGG; translated from the exons ATGGGCCGGAACTCATCGTCTCCTCCAGCTATCCTCGACGACAATGGCGGTACCGATCTCGGCTTCCACTCGATTCGCGATCGCTTTCCTTTCAAGCGGAACCCTAACCCTATCCACCAGAGAGACCGACCCAGGGGGCTCTTCACGGATCGACAACCTTTCCCTCGCCCCCCGCCGAGATCGCACCACCGCTTCTATCGCAAGGGCTTGCTCTGCCTTTTTCCCTTCAAAGGAAAGTCGGCGTTCTACGCGGTCCTCATCTTCGCGCTCTTTGTGTTCGCCGTGGCCACGATGCTGTTGCAGAGCTCCATGACCTTGGTCTTCAGGCAAGGGAGTGAGAGAGGGCGCTTGCTCAGGGAAGGCTTGAAGTTTGGGAGCACCTTGAGGTTTATGCCTGGGAGGGTTTCGAAGAGGGTCGTGGAGGGTGATGGGCTTGATCGGGCTCGAAATGAGGCGAGGATTGGTGTTCGACCGCCGAGGCTTGCTCTT ATCTTGGGAAACATGAAGAAAGATCCACAATCTTTGATGTTGATTACCGTGATGAAGAATATCAAGAAACTGGGTTATGAACTTAAG ATTTTTTCTGTAGCGAATGGTAAAGCACATAAAATGTGGGAGCAATTTAATGGCCAGATTTCCATTTTAGCTCCGGAGAGTTATGGGCTTATTGATTGGTCAAT TTTTGGAGGTGTCATTGCTGACTCACTGGAAGCAAAAGAATCCATTTCAAG CCTTATGCAGGAGCCTTTTTGTTCAGTACCACTGATATGGATAATTCAAGAAGATACGCTTGCAAATCGGCTTCCCGTATATGAAGAAATGGGCTTGAAGAATCTTATTTCTCATTggaaaagtgcttttagcaGAGCTAATATTGTCGTGTTTCCAGATTTCACTCTGCCG ATGTTATATAGTGTTCTGGACACTGGAAACTTCTTTGTCATTCCGGGATCACCAGTAGATGTTTGGGCTGCAGAAAGGTACAGAAAAACCCACTCCAAGAATCAGTTGAGGAAGATAAATGGATTTAGTGAAGATGATACGCTGGTTGTAGTTGTTGGAAGTTCTTTTTTCTACGATGAGCTTTCATGGGACTATGCTGTGGCAATGCATTCTATAGGGCCACTGCTAATAAAATATGCTAGGAGGGATGATGCAGGAGAGCcgtttaaatttgttttcttatgTGGTAATGCCTCTGATGATGCTTTCCAG GAAGTTACTTCACATCTGGGACTTCTTCATGGATCTGTACGGCATTATGGCTTGAATGGTGATGTGAACAGTGTGTTATTAATGGCTGACATTGTTCTCTACGGTTCTTCACAAGATCTGCAGGGTTTTCCGCCATTACTTATCCGTGCCATGACCTTTGGGATCCCAGTTATTGCACCTGATTTTCTTGTCTTGAAGAAATAT GTGGTTGATGGAGTTCACATGATATTTTTCCCAAAACATAATCCTGATGCTCTAATGAGTGCTTTCTCACTTATGATTTCAAATGGGAAACTTTCTAAATTTGCTCGAACGGTTGCCTCTTCGGGAAGGCTGCTTGCTACGAACTTGCTGGCATCAGAATGCATAACCGGTTATGCAAGGCTTTTGGAGAATGTGCTAAATTTTCCATCAGATGCTCTGCTGCCAGGGCCAATCTCTCAGCTTCAACAGGGTACATGGGAGTGGAATTTGTTAGGGAATGAAATAGATTACAGAACAGGAAATGTTATGAACATTGATGAACAGTCATCCTGGAAAAACACTAGTGTTGTTAATGCCCTAGAAGAAGACTTGTTGGGTTTTGGTTACTCACCAAACATCTCTGAAAATGTAACTTGGGATTCGGCATTAGATATTCCAACTCAATTGGATTGGGATCTCTTCAAGGAAATTGTAAGCTCTGAAGAATATGAGACATTAGAAATGGAGGAG CTATCAGAAAGAATGGAGAAAGATCCTGGTTTATGGGATGACATATATCGTAATGCCCGAAAAGCTGAAAAGCTTAGATTTGAAGCAAATGAGAGGGATGAGGGTGAACTTGAGAGGACAGGCCAGACAGTATGCATTTATGAGATATACAGTGGGTCTGGGACCTGGCCGTTCTTGCACCATGGCTCTCTGTACCGTGGATTAAGCCTT GTTGCTTTGTCCAAGAAAGCTGAAAGGGTTTTGGAAGAAGCAATACAAGACAACACAAAAGGTGATGTGATATACTTTTGGGGACGCTTGAACATGAATGGTGGAGTGACAGGAAGTAAAGATGCACTCACGTTTTGGTCTGCATGCGACATCTTAAATGAGGGACGCTGCAG AAACGTTTTTGAAGATGCATTTCGTTGGATGTATAACTTGCCCTCAAATACAGAAGCTCTCCCTCCCATGCCAGAAGATGGTGGTCACTGGTCTGCCTTGCATAGTTGGGTGATGCCAACTCGTTCCTTCGTTGAGTTTGTCATGTTTTCTCG GATGTTTGTTGATTCTCTGGATGCCTTACACGCCAATTCTGGCAATAGAAGTATTTGTTTGTTGGGTTCTTCAGAACTTGAG AAAAAGCATTGTTACTGTCGGGTATTAGAAGTCCTTGTGAATGTCTGGGCTTATCATAGTGGACGAAAGATGGTTTTTATAGATCCAATTTCTGGTGCACTGGAAGAGCAGCACCCAGTTGAGCTACGGAAAGGATTTATGTGGGCTAAGTATTTTGATAGTACATTGCTAAAGAGTATGGATGAAGATTTAGCAGAAGCTGCAGATGACGGTGATCATCCAAGGGAGATGTGGTTGTGGCCACTCACCGGGGAAGTGCATTGGCAAGGAATTtatgagagggagagggaagagagaTATAGACTAAAGATGgacaagaaaaggaaaacaaaagaaaagttatttgAAAGAATGAGGCATGGATACAGACAGAAGTCACTTGGAGGATAG
- the LOC137748473 gene encoding uncharacterized protein isoform X1, producing MGRNSSSPPAILDDNGGTDLGFHSIRDRFPFKRNPNPIHQRDRPRGLFTDRQPFPRPPPRSHHRFYRKGLLCLFPFKGKSAFYAVLIFALFVFAVATMLLQSSMTLVFRQGSERGRLLREGLKFGSTLRFMPGRVSKRVVEGDGLDRARNEARIGVRPPRLALILGNMKKDPQSLMLITVMKNIKKLGYELKIFSVANGKAHKMWEQFNGQISILAPESYGLIDWSIFGGVIADSLEAKESISSLMQEPFCSVPLIWIIQEDTLANRLPVYEEMGLKNLISHWKSAFSRANIVVFPDFTLPMLYSVLDTGNFFVIPGSPVDVWAAERYRKTHSKNQLRKINGFSEDDTLVVVVGSSFFYDELSWDYAVAMHSIGPLLIKYARRDDAGEPFKFVFLCGNASDDAFQEVTSHLGLLHGSVRHYGLNGDVNSVLLMADIVLYGSSQDLQGFPPLLIRAMTFGIPVIAPDFLVLKKYVVDGVHMIFFPKHNPDALMSAFSLMISNGKLSKFARTVASSGRLLATNLLASECITGYARLLENVLNFPSDALLPGPISQLQQGTWEWNLLGNEIDYRTGNVMNIDEQSSWKNTSVVNALEEDLLGFGYSPNISENVTWDSALDIPTQLDWDLFKEIVSSEEYETLEMEELSERMEKDPGLWDDIYRNARKAEKLRFEANERDEGELERTGQTVCIYEIYSGSGTWPFLHHGSLYRGLSLSKRTQRSTSDDVDAVDRLPVLNETYYRNILCEIGGMFAIANKVDSVHKRPWIGFQSWRAAGSKVALSKKAERVLEEAIQDNTKGDVIYFWGRLNMNGGVTGSKDALTFWSACDILNEGRCRNVFEDAFRWMYNLPSNTEALPPMPEDGGHWSALHSWVMPTRSFVEFVMFSRMFVDSLDALHANSGNRSICLLGSSELEKKHCYCRVLEVLVNVWAYHSGRKMVFIDPISGALEEQHPVELRKGFMWAKYFDSTLLKSMDEDLAEAADDGDHPREMWLWPLTGEVHWQGIYEREREERYRLKMDKKRKTKEKLFERMRHGYRQKSLGG from the exons ATGGGCCGGAACTCATCGTCTCCTCCAGCTATCCTCGACGACAATGGCGGTACCGATCTCGGCTTCCACTCGATTCGCGATCGCTTTCCTTTCAAGCGGAACCCTAACCCTATCCACCAGAGAGACCGACCCAGGGGGCTCTTCACGGATCGACAACCTTTCCCTCGCCCCCCGCCGAGATCGCACCACCGCTTCTATCGCAAGGGCTTGCTCTGCCTTTTTCCCTTCAAAGGAAAGTCGGCGTTCTACGCGGTCCTCATCTTCGCGCTCTTTGTGTTCGCCGTGGCCACGATGCTGTTGCAGAGCTCCATGACCTTGGTCTTCAGGCAAGGGAGTGAGAGAGGGCGCTTGCTCAGGGAAGGCTTGAAGTTTGGGAGCACCTTGAGGTTTATGCCTGGGAGGGTTTCGAAGAGGGTCGTGGAGGGTGATGGGCTTGATCGGGCTCGAAATGAGGCGAGGATTGGTGTTCGACCGCCGAGGCTTGCTCTT ATCTTGGGAAACATGAAGAAAGATCCACAATCTTTGATGTTGATTACCGTGATGAAGAATATCAAGAAACTGGGTTATGAACTTAAG ATTTTTTCTGTAGCGAATGGTAAAGCACATAAAATGTGGGAGCAATTTAATGGCCAGATTTCCATTTTAGCTCCGGAGAGTTATGGGCTTATTGATTGGTCAAT TTTTGGAGGTGTCATTGCTGACTCACTGGAAGCAAAAGAATCCATTTCAAG CCTTATGCAGGAGCCTTTTTGTTCAGTACCACTGATATGGATAATTCAAGAAGATACGCTTGCAAATCGGCTTCCCGTATATGAAGAAATGGGCTTGAAGAATCTTATTTCTCATTggaaaagtgcttttagcaGAGCTAATATTGTCGTGTTTCCAGATTTCACTCTGCCG ATGTTATATAGTGTTCTGGACACTGGAAACTTCTTTGTCATTCCGGGATCACCAGTAGATGTTTGGGCTGCAGAAAGGTACAGAAAAACCCACTCCAAGAATCAGTTGAGGAAGATAAATGGATTTAGTGAAGATGATACGCTGGTTGTAGTTGTTGGAAGTTCTTTTTTCTACGATGAGCTTTCATGGGACTATGCTGTGGCAATGCATTCTATAGGGCCACTGCTAATAAAATATGCTAGGAGGGATGATGCAGGAGAGCcgtttaaatttgttttcttatgTGGTAATGCCTCTGATGATGCTTTCCAG GAAGTTACTTCACATCTGGGACTTCTTCATGGATCTGTACGGCATTATGGCTTGAATGGTGATGTGAACAGTGTGTTATTAATGGCTGACATTGTTCTCTACGGTTCTTCACAAGATCTGCAGGGTTTTCCGCCATTACTTATCCGTGCCATGACCTTTGGGATCCCAGTTATTGCACCTGATTTTCTTGTCTTGAAGAAATAT GTGGTTGATGGAGTTCACATGATATTTTTCCCAAAACATAATCCTGATGCTCTAATGAGTGCTTTCTCACTTATGATTTCAAATGGGAAACTTTCTAAATTTGCTCGAACGGTTGCCTCTTCGGGAAGGCTGCTTGCTACGAACTTGCTGGCATCAGAATGCATAACCGGTTATGCAAGGCTTTTGGAGAATGTGCTAAATTTTCCATCAGATGCTCTGCTGCCAGGGCCAATCTCTCAGCTTCAACAGGGTACATGGGAGTGGAATTTGTTAGGGAATGAAATAGATTACAGAACAGGAAATGTTATGAACATTGATGAACAGTCATCCTGGAAAAACACTAGTGTTGTTAATGCCCTAGAAGAAGACTTGTTGGGTTTTGGTTACTCACCAAACATCTCTGAAAATGTAACTTGGGATTCGGCATTAGATATTCCAACTCAATTGGATTGGGATCTCTTCAAGGAAATTGTAAGCTCTGAAGAATATGAGACATTAGAAATGGAGGAG CTATCAGAAAGAATGGAGAAAGATCCTGGTTTATGGGATGACATATATCGTAATGCCCGAAAAGCTGAAAAGCTTAGATTTGAAGCAAATGAGAGGGATGAGGGTGAACTTGAGAGGACAGGCCAGACAGTATGCATTTATGAGATATACAGTGGGTCTGGGACCTGGCCGTTCTTGCACCATGGCTCTCTGTACCGTGGATTAAGCCTT TCAAAAAGAACACAGAGGTCAACATCAGATGATGTGGATGCTGTTGACCGGCTTCCCGTATTGAATGAAACTTACTATCGCAATATTCTCTGTGAGATTGGTGGAATGTTTGCTATTGCAAACAAGGTGGATAGCGTTCATAAGCGACCTTGGATTGGGTTTCAATCTTGGCGTGCTGCTGGTAGTAAG GTTGCTTTGTCCAAGAAAGCTGAAAGGGTTTTGGAAGAAGCAATACAAGACAACACAAAAGGTGATGTGATATACTTTTGGGGACGCTTGAACATGAATGGTGGAGTGACAGGAAGTAAAGATGCACTCACGTTTTGGTCTGCATGCGACATCTTAAATGAGGGACGCTGCAG AAACGTTTTTGAAGATGCATTTCGTTGGATGTATAACTTGCCCTCAAATACAGAAGCTCTCCCTCCCATGCCAGAAGATGGTGGTCACTGGTCTGCCTTGCATAGTTGGGTGATGCCAACTCGTTCCTTCGTTGAGTTTGTCATGTTTTCTCG GATGTTTGTTGATTCTCTGGATGCCTTACACGCCAATTCTGGCAATAGAAGTATTTGTTTGTTGGGTTCTTCAGAACTTGAG AAAAAGCATTGTTACTGTCGGGTATTAGAAGTCCTTGTGAATGTCTGGGCTTATCATAGTGGACGAAAGATGGTTTTTATAGATCCAATTTCTGGTGCACTGGAAGAGCAGCACCCAGTTGAGCTACGGAAAGGATTTATGTGGGCTAAGTATTTTGATAGTACATTGCTAAAGAGTATGGATGAAGATTTAGCAGAAGCTGCAGATGACGGTGATCATCCAAGGGAGATGTGGTTGTGGCCACTCACCGGGGAAGTGCATTGGCAAGGAATTtatgagagggagagggaagagagaTATAGACTAAAGATGgacaagaaaaggaaaacaaaagaaaagttatttgAAAGAATGAGGCATGGATACAGACAGAAGTCACTTGGAGGATAG
- the LOC137748473 gene encoding uncharacterized protein isoform X3, with product MNLSFGGVIADSLEAKESISSLMQEPFCSVPLIWIIQEDTLANRLPVYEEMGLKNLISHWKSAFSRANIVVFPDFTLPMLYSVLDTGNFFVIPGSPVDVWAAERYRKTHSKNQLRKINGFSEDDTLVVVVGSSFFYDELSWDYAVAMHSIGPLLIKYARRDDAGEPFKFVFLCGNASDDAFQEVTSHLGLLHGSVRHYGLNGDVNSVLLMADIVLYGSSQDLQGFPPLLIRAMTFGIPVIAPDFLVLKKYVVDGVHMIFFPKHNPDALMSAFSLMISNGKLSKFARTVASSGRLLATNLLASECITGYARLLENVLNFPSDALLPGPISQLQQGTWEWNLLGNEIDYRTGNVMNIDEQSSWKNTSVVNALEEDLLGFGYSPNISENVTWDSALDIPTQLDWDLFKEIVSSEEYETLEMEELSERMEKDPGLWDDIYRNARKAEKLRFEANERDEGELERTGQTVCIYEIYSGSGTWPFLHHGSLYRGLSLSKRTQRSTSDDVDAVDRLPVLNETYYRNILCEIGGMFAIANKVDSVHKRPWIGFQSWRAAGSKVALSKKAERVLEEAIQDNTKGDVIYFWGRLNMNGGVTGSKDALTFWSACDILNEGRCRNVFEDAFRWMYNLPSNTEALPPMPEDGGHWSALHSWVMPTRSFVEFVMFSRMFVDSLDALHANSGNRSICLLGSSELEKKHCYCRVLEVLVNVWAYHSGRKMVFIDPISGALEEQHPVELRKGFMWAKYFDSTLLKSMDEDLAEAADDGDHPREMWLWPLTGEVHWQGIYEREREERYRLKMDKKRKTKEKLFERMRHGYRQKSLGG from the exons ATGAACTTAAG TTTTGGAGGTGTCATTGCTGACTCACTGGAAGCAAAAGAATCCATTTCAAG CCTTATGCAGGAGCCTTTTTGTTCAGTACCACTGATATGGATAATTCAAGAAGATACGCTTGCAAATCGGCTTCCCGTATATGAAGAAATGGGCTTGAAGAATCTTATTTCTCATTggaaaagtgcttttagcaGAGCTAATATTGTCGTGTTTCCAGATTTCACTCTGCCG ATGTTATATAGTGTTCTGGACACTGGAAACTTCTTTGTCATTCCGGGATCACCAGTAGATGTTTGGGCTGCAGAAAGGTACAGAAAAACCCACTCCAAGAATCAGTTGAGGAAGATAAATGGATTTAGTGAAGATGATACGCTGGTTGTAGTTGTTGGAAGTTCTTTTTTCTACGATGAGCTTTCATGGGACTATGCTGTGGCAATGCATTCTATAGGGCCACTGCTAATAAAATATGCTAGGAGGGATGATGCAGGAGAGCcgtttaaatttgttttcttatgTGGTAATGCCTCTGATGATGCTTTCCAG GAAGTTACTTCACATCTGGGACTTCTTCATGGATCTGTACGGCATTATGGCTTGAATGGTGATGTGAACAGTGTGTTATTAATGGCTGACATTGTTCTCTACGGTTCTTCACAAGATCTGCAGGGTTTTCCGCCATTACTTATCCGTGCCATGACCTTTGGGATCCCAGTTATTGCACCTGATTTTCTTGTCTTGAAGAAATAT GTGGTTGATGGAGTTCACATGATATTTTTCCCAAAACATAATCCTGATGCTCTAATGAGTGCTTTCTCACTTATGATTTCAAATGGGAAACTTTCTAAATTTGCTCGAACGGTTGCCTCTTCGGGAAGGCTGCTTGCTACGAACTTGCTGGCATCAGAATGCATAACCGGTTATGCAAGGCTTTTGGAGAATGTGCTAAATTTTCCATCAGATGCTCTGCTGCCAGGGCCAATCTCTCAGCTTCAACAGGGTACATGGGAGTGGAATTTGTTAGGGAATGAAATAGATTACAGAACAGGAAATGTTATGAACATTGATGAACAGTCATCCTGGAAAAACACTAGTGTTGTTAATGCCCTAGAAGAAGACTTGTTGGGTTTTGGTTACTCACCAAACATCTCTGAAAATGTAACTTGGGATTCGGCATTAGATATTCCAACTCAATTGGATTGGGATCTCTTCAAGGAAATTGTAAGCTCTGAAGAATATGAGACATTAGAAATGGAGGAG CTATCAGAAAGAATGGAGAAAGATCCTGGTTTATGGGATGACATATATCGTAATGCCCGAAAAGCTGAAAAGCTTAGATTTGAAGCAAATGAGAGGGATGAGGGTGAACTTGAGAGGACAGGCCAGACAGTATGCATTTATGAGATATACAGTGGGTCTGGGACCTGGCCGTTCTTGCACCATGGCTCTCTGTACCGTGGATTAAGCCTT TCAAAAAGAACACAGAGGTCAACATCAGATGATGTGGATGCTGTTGACCGGCTTCCCGTATTGAATGAAACTTACTATCGCAATATTCTCTGTGAGATTGGTGGAATGTTTGCTATTGCAAACAAGGTGGATAGCGTTCATAAGCGACCTTGGATTGGGTTTCAATCTTGGCGTGCTGCTGGTAGTAAG GTTGCTTTGTCCAAGAAAGCTGAAAGGGTTTTGGAAGAAGCAATACAAGACAACACAAAAGGTGATGTGATATACTTTTGGGGACGCTTGAACATGAATGGTGGAGTGACAGGAAGTAAAGATGCACTCACGTTTTGGTCTGCATGCGACATCTTAAATGAGGGACGCTGCAG AAACGTTTTTGAAGATGCATTTCGTTGGATGTATAACTTGCCCTCAAATACAGAAGCTCTCCCTCCCATGCCAGAAGATGGTGGTCACTGGTCTGCCTTGCATAGTTGGGTGATGCCAACTCGTTCCTTCGTTGAGTTTGTCATGTTTTCTCG GATGTTTGTTGATTCTCTGGATGCCTTACACGCCAATTCTGGCAATAGAAGTATTTGTTTGTTGGGTTCTTCAGAACTTGAG AAAAAGCATTGTTACTGTCGGGTATTAGAAGTCCTTGTGAATGTCTGGGCTTATCATAGTGGACGAAAGATGGTTTTTATAGATCCAATTTCTGGTGCACTGGAAGAGCAGCACCCAGTTGAGCTACGGAAAGGATTTATGTGGGCTAAGTATTTTGATAGTACATTGCTAAAGAGTATGGATGAAGATTTAGCAGAAGCTGCAGATGACGGTGATCATCCAAGGGAGATGTGGTTGTGGCCACTCACCGGGGAAGTGCATTGGCAAGGAATTtatgagagggagagggaagagagaTATAGACTAAAGATGgacaagaaaaggaaaacaaaagaaaagttatttgAAAGAATGAGGCATGGATACAGACAGAAGTCACTTGGAGGATAG